A single region of the Pectinophora gossypiella chromosome 2, ilPecGoss1.1, whole genome shotgun sequence genome encodes:
- the LOC126375955 gene encoding heat shock factor protein isoform X1, translated as MRSVVEIGATVPAFLGKLWKLVNDSETNNLISWSPGGKTFVIKNQADFARELLPLYYKHNNMASFIRQLNMYGFHKITSVENGGLRYEKDEIEFSHPCFMRGHAYLLEHIKRKIANPKSIVTSNESGEKILLKPELMNKVLADVKQMKGKQESLDAKFSAMKQENEALWREVAILRQKHIKQQQIVNNLIQFLMSLVQPARPPNPNVNNVGVKRPYQLMINNAAHNAGDQYPGRLKNVKLDKDLLEELNEDNLEDGPTIHELAHDDLMHNEVSQDSVNAATFMNNISPGSNSGAGHSPVDPSSSLQYHVTMEDGDDAEADGTRQKYPVYSANNNGLLRTIEVEVPMVASPSPNIAMPTSPIDQPVITNVVSMSPGPSRSKARNNVNKVPQGVRNLLSPSNFTPSADLRLPAEIFASDDSVSDAGVAASDDTLLQDVLGSEALLAATKDKMLGGINIKLEKPNPSNKSKKSKKTQKDNTTNLNLEDIKTELQDDLDWNNMTLATVNNNPGVNRYPSVNRSNIGKNREEYSSLFGTNNNKGDIDDHLDSMQTDLDSLREMLRSDAYALDTNTLMGTDEPAIGLSMMSHIPSRQHPSHDYLFGSEDPFYGLSYNPVDEKTAKTANNAKKQKGEIANISGGESRVQDVYSNDDAEGNQLISYTGNIPDFDDISMPELEAEGADTCPSPLPGGSELNTPLVETRSPSYMLRP; from the exons ATGCGGTCAGTAGTGGAAATAGGGGCTACAGTCCCTGCCTTTTTGGGAAAACTGTGGAAATTGGTCAATGATTCTGAAACCAATAATTTGATTTCTTGGAGTcct GGAGGGAAAACATTTGTGATAAAGAACCAAGCAGATTTTGCAAGAGAACTATTACCTTTATATTATAAACACAACAATATGGCAAGCTTTATTCGGCAGTTGAACATGTATGGCTTTCACAAGATCACTTCAGTTGAAAATGGTGGTTTAAGATATGAGAAAGATGAAATTGAATTTTCCCATCCATGTTTTATGAGAGGACATGCCTATCTATTGGAGCACATTAAAAGGAAGATTGCTAATCCAAAATCAATTGTAACAAGTAACGAAAGTGGTGAGAAAATTCTGTTGAAACCCGAGTTGATGAATAAAGTACTAGCAGATGTGAAGCAGATGAAAGGTAAACAGGAAAGTCTTGACGCTAAGTTTAGCGCCATGAAGCAAGAGAATGAGGCTCTGTGGAGGGAAGTCGCCATCCTGCGGCAGAAGCACATCAAACAGCAGCAGATTGttaataat cTCATCCAATTCTTGATGTCTTTGGTACAACCAGCAAGGCCTCCAAATCCTAATGTCAACAATGTTGGAGTGAAGAGGCCATACCAGTTGATGATTAACAATGCAGCTCATAATGCAGGAGACCAATATCCAGGCAGATTGAAGAATGTAAAATTGGACAAAGATCTGTTGGAAGAATTAAATGAGGATAACTTA gaGGATGGACCTACTATCCATGAATTGGCTCATGATGACCTGATGCACAATGAAGTATCTCAAGATTCGGTCAATGCTGCAACTTTCATGAACAATATATCTCCAGGATCAAATTCTGGAGCTGGTCATAGTCCTGTTGATCCCTCATCATCCCTACAGTACCATGTTACCATGGAGGATGGAGATGATGCAGAAGCAG ATGGCACGAGACAGAAATATCCCGTTTACTCAGCCAATAATAATGGTTTGTTGCGCACTATTGAGGTAGAGGTACCAATGGTCGCCTCACCTTCTCCTAACATAGCAATGCCTACGTCGCCGATTGATCAGCCGGTGATCACGAATGTGGTCTCCATGTCTCCTGGACCCTCGAGATCTAAGGCGCGGAACAATGTCAACAAAGTACCACAAGGTGTAAGAAATCTGCTATCACCAAGCAACTTTACGCCATCAGCTGATCTGAGGCTTCCAGCTGAAATATTCGCTAGCGATGACTCAGTGAGCGATGCTGGAGTGGCGGCTTCCGACGACACACTGCTGCAGGATGTCCTAGGCTCTGAAGCTCTTTTGGCTGCCACAAAGGACAAAATGCTTGGTGGTATCAATATAAAGTTGGAGAAACCTAACCCAAGCAACAAGTCAAAGAAATCAAAGAAAACACAGAAAGACAATACAACCAATCTGAACCTGGAGGACATTAAGACCGAACTTCAGGATGATCTGGATTGGAACAATATGACTTTGGCCACAGTTAACAACAATCCTGGCGTCAATAGATACCCGTCAGT GAATAGGAGTAACATCGGCAAAAATCGAGAGGAATACTCTTCTCTATTTGGAACTAATAACAACAA GGGAGACATCGATGATCACTTAGACTCAATGCAAACAGACCTTGACTCATTGAGGGAGATGCTTCGGAGCGATGCGTATGCTCTCGACACGAATACTTTAATGGGC ACTGACGAACCAGCGATTGGACTTTCCATGATGTCTCACATTCCTTCTCGACAACATCCATCACACGATTAT CTATTTGGATCTGAGGATCCCTTCTATGGGCTCTCTTACAATCCTGTAGATGAGAAAACAGCGAAGACAGCTAACAATG CTAAGAAGCAGAAAGGTGAGATAGCGAATATAAGCGGCGGAGAGAGTCGCGTGCAGGACGTCTATAGCAATGACGACG
- the LOC126375955 gene encoding heat shock factor protein isoform X5: MGGKTFVIKNQADFARELLPLYYKHNNMASFIRQLNMYGFHKITSVENGGLRYEKDEIEFSHPCFMRGHAYLLEHIKRKIANPKSIVTSNESGEKILLKPELMNKVLADVKQMKGKQESLDAKFSAMKQENEALWREVAILRQKHIKQQQIVNNLIQFLMSLVQPARPPNPNVNNVGVKRPYQLMINNAAHNAGDQYPGRLKNVKLDKDLLEELNEDNLEDGPTIHELAHDDLMHNEVSQDSVNAATFMNNISPGSNSGAGHSPVDPSSSLQYHVTMEDGDDAEADGTRQKYPVYSANNNGLLRTIEVEVPMVASPSPNIAMPTSPIDQPVITNVVSMSPGPSRSKARNNVNKVPQGVRNLLSPSNFTPSADLRLPAEIFASDDSVSDAGVAASDDTLLQDVLGSEALLAATKDKMLGGINIKLEKPNPSNKSKKSKKTQKDNTTNLNLEDIKTELQDDLDWNNMTLATVNNNPGVNRYPSVNRSNIGKNREEYSSLFGTNNNKGDIDDHLDSMQTDLDSLREMLRSDAYALDTNTLMGTDEPAIGLSMMSHIPSRQHPSHDYLFGSEDPFYGLSYNPVDEKTAKTANNAKKQKGEIANISGGESRVQDVYSNDDAEGNQLISYTGNIPDFDDISMPELEAEGADTCPSPLPGGSELNTPLVETRSPSYMLRP, encoded by the exons ATG GGAGGGAAAACATTTGTGATAAAGAACCAAGCAGATTTTGCAAGAGAACTATTACCTTTATATTATAAACACAACAATATGGCAAGCTTTATTCGGCAGTTGAACATGTATGGCTTTCACAAGATCACTTCAGTTGAAAATGGTGGTTTAAGATATGAGAAAGATGAAATTGAATTTTCCCATCCATGTTTTATGAGAGGACATGCCTATCTATTGGAGCACATTAAAAGGAAGATTGCTAATCCAAAATCAATTGTAACAAGTAACGAAAGTGGTGAGAAAATTCTGTTGAAACCCGAGTTGATGAATAAAGTACTAGCAGATGTGAAGCAGATGAAAGGTAAACAGGAAAGTCTTGACGCTAAGTTTAGCGCCATGAAGCAAGAGAATGAGGCTCTGTGGAGGGAAGTCGCCATCCTGCGGCAGAAGCACATCAAACAGCAGCAGATTGttaataat cTCATCCAATTCTTGATGTCTTTGGTACAACCAGCAAGGCCTCCAAATCCTAATGTCAACAATGTTGGAGTGAAGAGGCCATACCAGTTGATGATTAACAATGCAGCTCATAATGCAGGAGACCAATATCCAGGCAGATTGAAGAATGTAAAATTGGACAAAGATCTGTTGGAAGAATTAAATGAGGATAACTTA gaGGATGGACCTACTATCCATGAATTGGCTCATGATGACCTGATGCACAATGAAGTATCTCAAGATTCGGTCAATGCTGCAACTTTCATGAACAATATATCTCCAGGATCAAATTCTGGAGCTGGTCATAGTCCTGTTGATCCCTCATCATCCCTACAGTACCATGTTACCATGGAGGATGGAGATGATGCAGAAGCAG ATGGCACGAGACAGAAATATCCCGTTTACTCAGCCAATAATAATGGTTTGTTGCGCACTATTGAGGTAGAGGTACCAATGGTCGCCTCACCTTCTCCTAACATAGCAATGCCTACGTCGCCGATTGATCAGCCGGTGATCACGAATGTGGTCTCCATGTCTCCTGGACCCTCGAGATCTAAGGCGCGGAACAATGTCAACAAAGTACCACAAGGTGTAAGAAATCTGCTATCACCAAGCAACTTTACGCCATCAGCTGATCTGAGGCTTCCAGCTGAAATATTCGCTAGCGATGACTCAGTGAGCGATGCTGGAGTGGCGGCTTCCGACGACACACTGCTGCAGGATGTCCTAGGCTCTGAAGCTCTTTTGGCTGCCACAAAGGACAAAATGCTTGGTGGTATCAATATAAAGTTGGAGAAACCTAACCCAAGCAACAAGTCAAAGAAATCAAAGAAAACACAGAAAGACAATACAACCAATCTGAACCTGGAGGACATTAAGACCGAACTTCAGGATGATCTGGATTGGAACAATATGACTTTGGCCACAGTTAACAACAATCCTGGCGTCAATAGATACCCGTCAGT GAATAGGAGTAACATCGGCAAAAATCGAGAGGAATACTCTTCTCTATTTGGAACTAATAACAACAA GGGAGACATCGATGATCACTTAGACTCAATGCAAACAGACCTTGACTCATTGAGGGAGATGCTTCGGAGCGATGCGTATGCTCTCGACACGAATACTTTAATGGGC ACTGACGAACCAGCGATTGGACTTTCCATGATGTCTCACATTCCTTCTCGACAACATCCATCACACGATTAT CTATTTGGATCTGAGGATCCCTTCTATGGGCTCTCTTACAATCCTGTAGATGAGAAAACAGCGAAGACAGCTAACAATG CTAAGAAGCAGAAAGGTGAGATAGCGAATATAAGCGGCGGAGAGAGTCGCGTGCAGGACGTCTATAGCAATGACGACG
- the LOC126375955 gene encoding heat shock factor protein isoform X6 → MRSVVEIGATVPAFLGKLWKLVNDSETNNLISWSPGGKTFVIKNQADFARELLPLYYKHNNMASFIRQLNMYGFHKITSVENGGLRYEKDEIEFSHPCFMRGHAYLLEHIKRKIANPKSIVTSNESGEKILLKPELMNKVLADVKQMKGKQESLDAKFSAMKQENEALWREVAILRQKHIKQQQIVNNLIQFLMSLVQPARPPNPNVNNVGVKRPYQLMINNAAHNAGDQYPGRLKNVKLDKDLLEELNEDNLEDGPTIHELAHDDLMHNEVSQDSVNAATFMNNISPGSNSGAGHSPVDPSSSLQYHVTMEDGDDAEADGTRQKYPVYSANNNGLLRTIEVEVPMVASPSPNIAMPTSPIDQPVITNVVSMSPGPSRSKARNNVNKVPQGVRNLLSPSNFTPSADLRLPAEIFASDDSVSDAGVAASDDTLLQDVLGSEALLAATKDKMLGGINIKLEKPNPSNKSKKSKKTQKDNTTNLNLEDIKTELQDDLDWNNMTLATVNNNPGVNRYPSVGDIDDHLDSMQTDLDSLREMLRSDAYALDTNTLMGLFGSEDPFYGLSYNPVDEKTAKTANNAKKQKGEIANISGGESRVQDVYSNDDAEGNQLISYTGNIPDFDDISMPELEAEGADTCPSPLPGGSELNTPLVETRSPSYMLRP, encoded by the exons ATGCGGTCAGTAGTGGAAATAGGGGCTACAGTCCCTGCCTTTTTGGGAAAACTGTGGAAATTGGTCAATGATTCTGAAACCAATAATTTGATTTCTTGGAGTcct GGAGGGAAAACATTTGTGATAAAGAACCAAGCAGATTTTGCAAGAGAACTATTACCTTTATATTATAAACACAACAATATGGCAAGCTTTATTCGGCAGTTGAACATGTATGGCTTTCACAAGATCACTTCAGTTGAAAATGGTGGTTTAAGATATGAGAAAGATGAAATTGAATTTTCCCATCCATGTTTTATGAGAGGACATGCCTATCTATTGGAGCACATTAAAAGGAAGATTGCTAATCCAAAATCAATTGTAACAAGTAACGAAAGTGGTGAGAAAATTCTGTTGAAACCCGAGTTGATGAATAAAGTACTAGCAGATGTGAAGCAGATGAAAGGTAAACAGGAAAGTCTTGACGCTAAGTTTAGCGCCATGAAGCAAGAGAATGAGGCTCTGTGGAGGGAAGTCGCCATCCTGCGGCAGAAGCACATCAAACAGCAGCAGATTGttaataat cTCATCCAATTCTTGATGTCTTTGGTACAACCAGCAAGGCCTCCAAATCCTAATGTCAACAATGTTGGAGTGAAGAGGCCATACCAGTTGATGATTAACAATGCAGCTCATAATGCAGGAGACCAATATCCAGGCAGATTGAAGAATGTAAAATTGGACAAAGATCTGTTGGAAGAATTAAATGAGGATAACTTA gaGGATGGACCTACTATCCATGAATTGGCTCATGATGACCTGATGCACAATGAAGTATCTCAAGATTCGGTCAATGCTGCAACTTTCATGAACAATATATCTCCAGGATCAAATTCTGGAGCTGGTCATAGTCCTGTTGATCCCTCATCATCCCTACAGTACCATGTTACCATGGAGGATGGAGATGATGCAGAAGCAG ATGGCACGAGACAGAAATATCCCGTTTACTCAGCCAATAATAATGGTTTGTTGCGCACTATTGAGGTAGAGGTACCAATGGTCGCCTCACCTTCTCCTAACATAGCAATGCCTACGTCGCCGATTGATCAGCCGGTGATCACGAATGTGGTCTCCATGTCTCCTGGACCCTCGAGATCTAAGGCGCGGAACAATGTCAACAAAGTACCACAAGGTGTAAGAAATCTGCTATCACCAAGCAACTTTACGCCATCAGCTGATCTGAGGCTTCCAGCTGAAATATTCGCTAGCGATGACTCAGTGAGCGATGCTGGAGTGGCGGCTTCCGACGACACACTGCTGCAGGATGTCCTAGGCTCTGAAGCTCTTTTGGCTGCCACAAAGGACAAAATGCTTGGTGGTATCAATATAAAGTTGGAGAAACCTAACCCAAGCAACAAGTCAAAGAAATCAAAGAAAACACAGAAAGACAATACAACCAATCTGAACCTGGAGGACATTAAGACCGAACTTCAGGATGATCTGGATTGGAACAATATGACTTTGGCCACAGTTAACAACAATCCTGGCGTCAATAGATACCCGTCAGT GGGAGACATCGATGATCACTTAGACTCAATGCAAACAGACCTTGACTCATTGAGGGAGATGCTTCGGAGCGATGCGTATGCTCTCGACACGAATACTTTAATGGGC CTATTTGGATCTGAGGATCCCTTCTATGGGCTCTCTTACAATCCTGTAGATGAGAAAACAGCGAAGACAGCTAACAATG CTAAGAAGCAGAAAGGTGAGATAGCGAATATAAGCGGCGGAGAGAGTCGCGTGCAGGACGTCTATAGCAATGACGACG
- the LOC126375955 gene encoding heat shock factor protein isoform X3, with translation MRSVVEIGATVPAFLGKLWKLVNDSETNNLISWSPGGKTFVIKNQADFARELLPLYYKHNNMASFIRQLNMYGFHKITSVENGGLRYEKDEIEFSHPCFMRGHAYLLEHIKRKIANPKSIVTSNESGEKILLKPELMNKVLADVKQMKGKQESLDAKFSAMKQENEALWREVAILRQKHIKQQQIVNNLIQFLMSLVQPARPPNPNVNNVGVKRPYQLMINNAAHNAGDQYPGRLKNVKLDKDLLEELNEDNLEDGPTIHELAHDDLMHNEVSQDSVNAATFMNNISPGSNSGAGHSPVDPSSSLQYHVTMEDGDDAEADGTRQKYPVYSANNNGLLRTIEVEVPMVASPSPNIAMPTSPIDQPVITNVVSMSPGPSRSKARNNVNKVPQGVRNLLSPSNFTPSADLRLPAEIFASDDSVSDAGVAASDDTLLQDVLGSEALLAATKDKMLGGINIKLEKPNPSNKSKKSKKTQKDNTTNLNLEDIKTELQDDLDWNNMTLATVNNNPGVNRYPSVNRSNIGKNREEYSSLFGTNNNKGDIDDHLDSMQTDLDSLREMLRSDAYALDTNTLMGLFGSEDPFYGLSYNPVDEKTAKTANNAKKQKGEIANISGGESRVQDVYSNDDAEGNQLISYTGNIPDFDDISMPELEAEGADTCPSPLPGGSELNTPLVETRSPSYMLRP, from the exons ATGCGGTCAGTAGTGGAAATAGGGGCTACAGTCCCTGCCTTTTTGGGAAAACTGTGGAAATTGGTCAATGATTCTGAAACCAATAATTTGATTTCTTGGAGTcct GGAGGGAAAACATTTGTGATAAAGAACCAAGCAGATTTTGCAAGAGAACTATTACCTTTATATTATAAACACAACAATATGGCAAGCTTTATTCGGCAGTTGAACATGTATGGCTTTCACAAGATCACTTCAGTTGAAAATGGTGGTTTAAGATATGAGAAAGATGAAATTGAATTTTCCCATCCATGTTTTATGAGAGGACATGCCTATCTATTGGAGCACATTAAAAGGAAGATTGCTAATCCAAAATCAATTGTAACAAGTAACGAAAGTGGTGAGAAAATTCTGTTGAAACCCGAGTTGATGAATAAAGTACTAGCAGATGTGAAGCAGATGAAAGGTAAACAGGAAAGTCTTGACGCTAAGTTTAGCGCCATGAAGCAAGAGAATGAGGCTCTGTGGAGGGAAGTCGCCATCCTGCGGCAGAAGCACATCAAACAGCAGCAGATTGttaataat cTCATCCAATTCTTGATGTCTTTGGTACAACCAGCAAGGCCTCCAAATCCTAATGTCAACAATGTTGGAGTGAAGAGGCCATACCAGTTGATGATTAACAATGCAGCTCATAATGCAGGAGACCAATATCCAGGCAGATTGAAGAATGTAAAATTGGACAAAGATCTGTTGGAAGAATTAAATGAGGATAACTTA gaGGATGGACCTACTATCCATGAATTGGCTCATGATGACCTGATGCACAATGAAGTATCTCAAGATTCGGTCAATGCTGCAACTTTCATGAACAATATATCTCCAGGATCAAATTCTGGAGCTGGTCATAGTCCTGTTGATCCCTCATCATCCCTACAGTACCATGTTACCATGGAGGATGGAGATGATGCAGAAGCAG ATGGCACGAGACAGAAATATCCCGTTTACTCAGCCAATAATAATGGTTTGTTGCGCACTATTGAGGTAGAGGTACCAATGGTCGCCTCACCTTCTCCTAACATAGCAATGCCTACGTCGCCGATTGATCAGCCGGTGATCACGAATGTGGTCTCCATGTCTCCTGGACCCTCGAGATCTAAGGCGCGGAACAATGTCAACAAAGTACCACAAGGTGTAAGAAATCTGCTATCACCAAGCAACTTTACGCCATCAGCTGATCTGAGGCTTCCAGCTGAAATATTCGCTAGCGATGACTCAGTGAGCGATGCTGGAGTGGCGGCTTCCGACGACACACTGCTGCAGGATGTCCTAGGCTCTGAAGCTCTTTTGGCTGCCACAAAGGACAAAATGCTTGGTGGTATCAATATAAAGTTGGAGAAACCTAACCCAAGCAACAAGTCAAAGAAATCAAAGAAAACACAGAAAGACAATACAACCAATCTGAACCTGGAGGACATTAAGACCGAACTTCAGGATGATCTGGATTGGAACAATATGACTTTGGCCACAGTTAACAACAATCCTGGCGTCAATAGATACCCGTCAGT GAATAGGAGTAACATCGGCAAAAATCGAGAGGAATACTCTTCTCTATTTGGAACTAATAACAACAA GGGAGACATCGATGATCACTTAGACTCAATGCAAACAGACCTTGACTCATTGAGGGAGATGCTTCGGAGCGATGCGTATGCTCTCGACACGAATACTTTAATGGGC CTATTTGGATCTGAGGATCCCTTCTATGGGCTCTCTTACAATCCTGTAGATGAGAAAACAGCGAAGACAGCTAACAATG CTAAGAAGCAGAAAGGTGAGATAGCGAATATAAGCGGCGGAGAGAGTCGCGTGCAGGACGTCTATAGCAATGACGACG
- the LOC126375955 gene encoding heat shock factor protein isoform X2 encodes MRSVVEIGATVPAFLGKLWKLVNDSETNNLISWSPGGKTFVIKNQADFARELLPLYYKHNNMASFIRQLNMYGFHKITSVENGGLRYEKDEIEFSHPCFMRGHAYLLEHIKRKIANPKSIVTSNESGEKILLKPELMNKVLADVKQMKGKQESLDAKFSAMKQENEALWREVAILRQKHIKQQQIVNNLIQFLMSLVQPARPPNPNVNNVGVKRPYQLMINNAAHNAGDQYPGRLKNVKLDKDLLEELNEDNLEDGPTIHELAHDDLMHNEVSQDSVNAATFMNNISPGSNSGAGHSPVDPSSSLQYHVTMEDGDDAEADGTRQKYPVYSANNNGLLRTIEVEVPMVASPSPNIAMPTSPIDQPVITNVVSMSPGPSRSKARNNVNKVPQGVRNLLSPSNFTPSADLRLPAEIFASDDSVSDAGVAASDDTLLQDVLGSEALLAATKDKMLGGINIKLEKPNPSNKSKKSKKTQKDNTTNLNLEDIKTELQDDLDWNNMTLATVNNNPGVNRYPSVGDIDDHLDSMQTDLDSLREMLRSDAYALDTNTLMGTDEPAIGLSMMSHIPSRQHPSHDYLFGSEDPFYGLSYNPVDEKTAKTANNAKKQKGEIANISGGESRVQDVYSNDDAEGNQLISYTGNIPDFDDISMPELEAEGADTCPSPLPGGSELNTPLVETRSPSYMLRP; translated from the exons ATGCGGTCAGTAGTGGAAATAGGGGCTACAGTCCCTGCCTTTTTGGGAAAACTGTGGAAATTGGTCAATGATTCTGAAACCAATAATTTGATTTCTTGGAGTcct GGAGGGAAAACATTTGTGATAAAGAACCAAGCAGATTTTGCAAGAGAACTATTACCTTTATATTATAAACACAACAATATGGCAAGCTTTATTCGGCAGTTGAACATGTATGGCTTTCACAAGATCACTTCAGTTGAAAATGGTGGTTTAAGATATGAGAAAGATGAAATTGAATTTTCCCATCCATGTTTTATGAGAGGACATGCCTATCTATTGGAGCACATTAAAAGGAAGATTGCTAATCCAAAATCAATTGTAACAAGTAACGAAAGTGGTGAGAAAATTCTGTTGAAACCCGAGTTGATGAATAAAGTACTAGCAGATGTGAAGCAGATGAAAGGTAAACAGGAAAGTCTTGACGCTAAGTTTAGCGCCATGAAGCAAGAGAATGAGGCTCTGTGGAGGGAAGTCGCCATCCTGCGGCAGAAGCACATCAAACAGCAGCAGATTGttaataat cTCATCCAATTCTTGATGTCTTTGGTACAACCAGCAAGGCCTCCAAATCCTAATGTCAACAATGTTGGAGTGAAGAGGCCATACCAGTTGATGATTAACAATGCAGCTCATAATGCAGGAGACCAATATCCAGGCAGATTGAAGAATGTAAAATTGGACAAAGATCTGTTGGAAGAATTAAATGAGGATAACTTA gaGGATGGACCTACTATCCATGAATTGGCTCATGATGACCTGATGCACAATGAAGTATCTCAAGATTCGGTCAATGCTGCAACTTTCATGAACAATATATCTCCAGGATCAAATTCTGGAGCTGGTCATAGTCCTGTTGATCCCTCATCATCCCTACAGTACCATGTTACCATGGAGGATGGAGATGATGCAGAAGCAG ATGGCACGAGACAGAAATATCCCGTTTACTCAGCCAATAATAATGGTTTGTTGCGCACTATTGAGGTAGAGGTACCAATGGTCGCCTCACCTTCTCCTAACATAGCAATGCCTACGTCGCCGATTGATCAGCCGGTGATCACGAATGTGGTCTCCATGTCTCCTGGACCCTCGAGATCTAAGGCGCGGAACAATGTCAACAAAGTACCACAAGGTGTAAGAAATCTGCTATCACCAAGCAACTTTACGCCATCAGCTGATCTGAGGCTTCCAGCTGAAATATTCGCTAGCGATGACTCAGTGAGCGATGCTGGAGTGGCGGCTTCCGACGACACACTGCTGCAGGATGTCCTAGGCTCTGAAGCTCTTTTGGCTGCCACAAAGGACAAAATGCTTGGTGGTATCAATATAAAGTTGGAGAAACCTAACCCAAGCAACAAGTCAAAGAAATCAAAGAAAACACAGAAAGACAATACAACCAATCTGAACCTGGAGGACATTAAGACCGAACTTCAGGATGATCTGGATTGGAACAATATGACTTTGGCCACAGTTAACAACAATCCTGGCGTCAATAGATACCCGTCAGT GGGAGACATCGATGATCACTTAGACTCAATGCAAACAGACCTTGACTCATTGAGGGAGATGCTTCGGAGCGATGCGTATGCTCTCGACACGAATACTTTAATGGGC ACTGACGAACCAGCGATTGGACTTTCCATGATGTCTCACATTCCTTCTCGACAACATCCATCACACGATTAT CTATTTGGATCTGAGGATCCCTTCTATGGGCTCTCTTACAATCCTGTAGATGAGAAAACAGCGAAGACAGCTAACAATG CTAAGAAGCAGAAAGGTGAGATAGCGAATATAAGCGGCGGAGAGAGTCGCGTGCAGGACGTCTATAGCAATGACGACG